Proteins from a single region of Bos javanicus breed banteng chromosome 7, ARS-OSU_banteng_1.0, whole genome shotgun sequence:
- the LOC133250740 gene encoding CD209 antigen-like protein E yields MAEMYEHKEPDDSEEETFGGQRLAERHPRPLHSLRSLSECLTWGPLLLLLLLFVSLGFFTLQLTTLVQVSRIQCLQRDSGGRENNSLDKWLDTRFRSLTEVAEKQMQSNLEKILQRLTRMNATLAGLCHPCPQNWEFFDGSCYFFSWTQSDWRSAVSACLLIGAHLVIIESTEEEKFLNFWYPRNNKPTWIGLSDHHSEGSWRWVDDSPVQLSFWKKGEPNNHGDEDCVELHNDGWNDGRCVTENPWICEKPSVPCPVL; encoded by the exons atggCAGAGATGTATGAACACAAGGAGCCAGATGACTCTG AGGAGGAGACATTTGGGGGCCAGAGACTGGCTGAGAGACACCCTCGACCACTACACAGTTTGAGGAGCTTGTCAG AGTGTCTGACCTGGGGCCCTCTGCTTCTCCTGCTGCTCCTCTTCGTCTCACTGGGCTTCTTCACGCTCCAGCTGACCACTCTGGTTCAAG TTTCCAGGATCCAGTGTCTGCAGAGAGATTCGGGAGGCCGTGAGAACAACAGCCTGGATAAGTGGCTGGACACCAGGTTCCGGAGTCTGA CTGAAGTTGCAGAGAAGCAGATGCAATCAAACCTGGAGAAGATCCTACAGCGCCTGACCCGGATGAATGCCACCCTGG CTGGCCTGTGCCATCCTTGTCCTCAGAATTGGGAGTTTTTCGATGGAAGCTGCTACTTCTTCTCCTGGACCCAGAGTGACTGGAGATCTGCTGTCTCTGCCTGTCTGCTTATTGGGGCCCACCTAGTTATCATCGAGAGTACTGAGGAGGAG aaaTTCCTGAACTTTTGGTATCCCAGAAATAATAAACCCACCTGGATCGGCCTCAGTGACCACCACAGTGAGGGTTCCTGGCGGTGGGTGGATGacagtcctgtccaactcag CTTCTGGAAAAAAGGGGAGCCCAACAACCACGGAGATGAGGACTGTGTGGAACTGCACAACGATGGCTGGAATGATGGCAGATGTGTTACAGAAAACCCCTGGATCTGTGAGAAGCCCTCGGTTCCCTGCCCAGTCCTCTGA